The following are encoded together in the Bradyrhizobium algeriense genome:
- a CDS encoding OB-fold-containig protein — translation MSALTDILLAPDVRPFAVAAAIMLALGGIELLATLVGFSISELVGKEVTVEADHGNGLGGLFLWINAGRLPLLILIILALGVFSIAGFFLQSLAHGVGLSAPVSIAALAAAALSLPVIRVTSRGIARIIPRDETYAVEEADFIGHVAEVSIGPLDQGLPGRVRLKDVFGNWHSLVARASPESTPLPVGASVLLVDRDAKSFIAISAPTDLIAQQRSDRA, via the coding sequence ATGAGTGCCCTGACCGACATCCTGCTGGCGCCGGACGTGCGGCCCTTTGCCGTGGCCGCAGCAATCATGCTGGCGCTCGGCGGCATCGAATTGCTGGCAACGCTGGTCGGCTTCTCGATCAGCGAACTTGTCGGCAAGGAAGTCACCGTCGAGGCCGACCACGGCAACGGACTCGGCGGCCTGTTCCTGTGGATCAATGCGGGACGTCTGCCGCTTTTGATCCTGATCATCCTCGCGCTCGGTGTGTTCTCGATCGCGGGATTCTTCCTGCAAAGCCTCGCGCACGGTGTGGGACTCTCGGCACCTGTCTCGATCGCCGCGCTTGCTGCCGCAGCCTTGAGCCTCCCTGTCATCCGGGTCACCAGCCGCGGCATCGCCCGCATCATCCCGCGCGACGAGACCTATGCCGTGGAGGAGGCCGATTTCATCGGTCACGTCGCCGAAGTTTCGATCGGGCCGCTCGACCAGGGATTGCCCGGCCGCGTCCGTCTCAAGGATGTCTTCGGCAACTGGCACTCTCTCGTCGCACGCGCCAGTCCCGAGTCCACCCCGCTTCCGGTCGGCGCCAGCGTGTTGCTGGTCGACCGTGACGCCAAGAGCTTTATCGCCATTTCCGCTCCAACCGACCTCATTGCACAACAACGTTCAGACAGGGCTTAA
- a CDS encoding PspA/IM30 family protein, with product MIKLPLETPTATLRYALAPDEAGIAAIEETFAAYERMMAILAEVAPVGANLVSLHAQAYEKIRTETGLPARLVTLGLRDRANYAAGTATRRIPLDDKLFAIKGPTSLTISTVRGRILVPFEVPGYLPGWESPFPAHLVSDGRAYEIHIAVKSKSTAPEEKTMVHEGILARMGRLLAAIASETIDNAENSNKVALVKQAIREIDAGADEARHALGKSRAEEFRLKRRREELDVEIGGLTDKIRLAVAESREDLARAGVARQIDLESQGTALERAMDFIELEIDEQTKALQAMLGARREAETRLADLEASLAQHSPQETGRGAGATKTVSPDRAMAAIARVTGVPASGVPGDKELDELDRLHREKEIAARLERIKSQQ from the coding sequence ATGATCAAACTGCCGCTTGAAACCCCAACCGCTACGCTGCGCTACGCGCTTGCCCCTGACGAGGCTGGCATCGCCGCGATCGAAGAAACCTTCGCCGCGTATGAGCGGATGATGGCGATCCTCGCGGAAGTCGCCCCCGTCGGCGCAAACCTCGTCTCGCTGCACGCCCAGGCCTACGAGAAGATCCGCACCGAGACCGGCCTGCCGGCTCGCCTGGTGACGCTCGGCTTGCGCGACCGCGCCAATTACGCAGCGGGCACCGCAACGCGCCGCATCCCGCTCGACGACAAGTTGTTCGCGATCAAGGGACCAACTTCACTAACGATTAGCACTGTCCGCGGACGCATCTTGGTGCCGTTCGAAGTGCCGGGCTACCTTCCCGGCTGGGAAAGTCCCTTCCCGGCTCACCTGGTCTCGGACGGCCGTGCTTACGAAATCCACATCGCCGTCAAATCGAAATCCACAGCACCGGAGGAGAAGACCATGGTTCACGAGGGTATCCTTGCACGTATGGGTAGACTTCTTGCTGCGATTGCCAGCGAGACCATCGATAATGCCGAGAACAGCAACAAGGTCGCGCTGGTCAAGCAGGCGATCCGTGAAATCGACGCCGGCGCCGACGAAGCGCGTCATGCGCTCGGCAAGTCGCGCGCCGAGGAGTTTCGCCTGAAGCGTCGGCGCGAGGAACTGGACGTCGAAATTGGCGGGCTGACGGACAAGATTCGTCTTGCGGTTGCAGAAAGCCGTGAGGATCTCGCGCGCGCCGGCGTCGCACGGCAAATTGATCTGGAATCCCAGGGAACGGCGCTCGAACGCGCGATGGATTTCATCGAACTCGAAATCGACGAGCAGACCAAGGCCTTACAGGCAATGCTTGGCGCGCGGCGTGAAGCCGAAACCCGCCTTGCCGATCTCGAAGCAAGCCTTGCACAGCATTCGCCGCAGGAAACCGGACGCGGGGCTGGCGCGACTAAAACAGTAAGCCCTGATCGGGCAATGGCGGCGATCGCACGCGTCACCGGCGTGCCGGCGTCCGGCGTGCCCGGCGACAAGGAGCTCGACGAACTCGACCGGTTGCACCGCGAAAAGGAAATCGCGGCCCGCCTTGAAAGGATCAAATCACAGCAATGA
- a CDS encoding Nramp family divalent metal transporter has translation MDARTPAVGPKTPIESVSMSDTTAAGWRADAAAGTQRSLPEVNSTISVPFGGHWSRRLLAFLGPGYLVSVGYMDPGNWATDLAGGSKFGYTLLAVILLSNLMAILLQALAARLGIVTDRDLAQACRASFSRPVNFLLWVACEAAIIACDLAEVIGTAIALKLLFGIPLISGALITALDAFLLLLLMNKGFRFLEAFVISLLIVIGVCFAIQIVAAAPPVAGVLKGFMPSTEIVTNPEMLYIAIGIIGATVMPHNLYLHSSIVQTRAYERNDKGRREAIKWATTDSTIALMLALFINAAILIVAAATFHATGRTEVAEIGQAYELLSPLLGLGIASTLFAVALLASGLNSTVTATLAGQIVMEGFLHLRLPSWARRLLTRGIAIVPVVIVTALYGERGTSQLLVFSQVVLSMQLPFAVIPLVKFVSDRRKMGKFAISRSVAAVAWVVAGVIVALNVKLLFEAFFG, from the coding sequence ATGGACGCCCGAACGCCCGCAGTAGGCCCGAAGACCCCGATTGAGAGTGTATCGATGTCCGACACGACTGCTGCCGGCTGGCGCGCTGATGCCGCCGCTGGCACTCAGCGCAGCCTGCCCGAGGTCAATTCGACCATCTCGGTGCCCTTTGGCGGGCATTGGTCGCGCCGGCTGCTGGCCTTCCTCGGCCCCGGCTATCTGGTCTCCGTCGGTTATATGGACCCGGGCAACTGGGCGACCGATCTCGCGGGCGGATCCAAGTTCGGCTACACGCTGCTCGCGGTGATCCTGCTGTCGAACCTGATGGCGATCCTATTGCAAGCGCTCGCCGCGCGGCTTGGCATCGTCACCGACCGCGACCTCGCGCAGGCCTGCCGCGCCAGCTTTTCCCGACCGGTGAACTTCCTGCTCTGGGTGGCCTGCGAGGCCGCGATCATCGCCTGCGACCTTGCTGAAGTGATCGGCACCGCGATTGCGTTGAAACTTCTGTTCGGCATCCCCCTGATCAGCGGCGCGCTGATCACGGCGCTCGACGCCTTCCTGCTGCTGCTGTTGATGAACAAGGGTTTTCGTTTCCTCGAAGCCTTTGTCATCTCGCTGCTGATCGTGATTGGTGTCTGCTTTGCGATCCAGATCGTGGCTGCCGCCCCGCCGGTGGCCGGGGTGCTGAAGGGCTTTATGCCCTCGACCGAGATCGTCACCAATCCTGAAATGCTCTACATCGCCATCGGCATCATCGGCGCTACCGTGATGCCGCATAACCTCTATTTGCACTCCTCGATCGTGCAGACCCGCGCCTATGAACGTAACGACAAGGGCCGCCGCGAGGCGATCAAATGGGCGACGACGGATTCGACCATCGCCTTGATGCTGGCGCTGTTCATCAACGCCGCGATCCTGATCGTCGCCGCCGCCACCTTCCATGCGACCGGCCGCACCGAGGTCGCCGAGATCGGCCAGGCATATGAACTGCTATCGCCGCTACTCGGGCTGGGCATCGCCTCGACTTTGTTCGCGGTGGCGCTGCTCGCCTCCGGCCTGAATTCGACGGTCACGGCGACTTTGGCCGGCCAGATTGTGATGGAGGGCTTTCTGCATCTGCGCCTGCCGAGCTGGGCGCGGCGGCTGCTGACGCGCGGCATCGCCATCGTTCCGGTCGTGATCGTCACCGCGCTCTATGGCGAGCGCGGCACCAGCCAGCTTTTGGTTTTCAGCCAGGTGGTGCTGTCGATGCAATTGCCGTTCGCGGTGATCCCGCTGGTGAAGTTCGTTTCCGACCGTCGCAAGATGGGCAAATTCGCCATCTCCCGTTCGGTCGCCGCGGTGGCGTGGGTCGTCGCCGGCGTGATCGTCGCGCTGAACGTGAAGCTCTTGTTCGAGGCGTTCTTCGGCTGA
- a CDS encoding arginyltransferase, which translates to MTQHSRDTPQFYLTAPSPCPYLPGRHERKVFTHLVGDKAGDLNDLLTHGGFRRSQSIAYRPACDQCRACVSVRVIANEFRPSRNFKKVLARNADIVGEQRSAVPTSEQYSVFRAYLDRRHRHGGMADMTVLDYAMMVEDSHVETRIIEYRKRGVDTGITGRGEELIAVALTDVLSDGLSMVYSFFEPSQQSRSLGTFMILDHITRARRLGLPYVYLGYWIEGSKKMDYKGRFLPQQRLAPSGWLRVDASGEMLSEPQD; encoded by the coding sequence GTGACCCAGCACTCGCGTGACACCCCGCAATTCTACCTGACGGCGCCCTCGCCCTGCCCCTATCTGCCGGGCCGGCACGAGCGCAAGGTGTTCACGCATCTGGTCGGCGACAAGGCCGGCGACCTCAACGACCTCCTGACCCACGGCGGCTTCCGCCGCAGCCAGTCGATCGCCTACCGCCCGGCCTGTGACCAGTGCCGCGCCTGCGTTTCCGTGCGCGTGATCGCCAACGAATTCCGCCCCTCGCGCAACTTCAAGAAGGTGCTGGCGCGCAATGCCGACATCGTCGGCGAGCAGCGCAGCGCCGTGCCGACGTCGGAGCAGTATTCCGTATTCCGCGCCTATCTCGACAGGCGGCACCGCCATGGCGGCATGGCCGACATGACCGTGCTCGATTACGCGATGATGGTGGAAGACAGCCATGTCGAGACCCGCATCATCGAATACCGCAAGCGCGGCGTCGATACCGGCATCACCGGCCGCGGCGAGGAGCTGATCGCAGTGGCGCTGACGGATGTGCTCAGCGACGGGCTGTCGATGGTATACTCGTTCTTCGAACCGTCGCAGCAGAGCCGCTCGCTCGGCACCTTCATGATCCTCGACCACATCACCCGCGCCCGCAGGCTCGGGCTGCCTTACGTCTATCTCGGCTACTGGATCGAGGGCTCCAAGAAGATGGACTACAAGGGCCGCTTCCTGCCGCAGCAGCGGCTGGCGCCGTCCGGCTGGCTGCGGGTCGACGCATCGGGCGAAATGCTGTCCGAGCCGCAGGATTAG
- a CDS encoding RDD family protein, which produces MSYSGSGDTGGGASNAGGPSSAGAAWRNDGGVPPHAFDPDLQPELFRGLLTRRVFAFLIDLVVLSVPVILGYIFIFVFGIVTLGLGFMLFWLAWPATIVWAIVYYGASIGGPHSATMGMRAMDLEVRTWYGAPGYFVLGACHAVLYWVSISFLTPLVLLVGLFNGRRRLLHDIILGTVVINSSVRTQVAPSARSSY; this is translated from the coding sequence ATGTCTTATAGCGGCTCTGGCGATACCGGTGGCGGCGCTTCAAATGCTGGCGGCCCTTCAAGTGCTGGCGCCGCCTGGCGGAACGACGGCGGGGTGCCGCCGCATGCGTTCGATCCGGATCTGCAGCCGGAACTGTTTCGCGGCCTGCTGACGCGGCGAGTATTTGCGTTCCTGATCGACCTCGTGGTGCTGTCGGTGCCCGTCATCCTCGGCTACATCTTCATCTTCGTGTTCGGCATCGTGACGCTGGGACTGGGCTTTATGCTGTTCTGGCTGGCGTGGCCGGCTACCATCGTGTGGGCGATCGTCTATTACGGCGCCTCGATCGGCGGCCCGCATTCGGCCACCATGGGCATGCGCGCGATGGATCTGGAGGTGCGCACCTGGTACGGCGCCCCGGGCTATTTCGTGCTCGGCGCCTGCCATGCCGTGCTGTACTGGGTCTCGATCTCGTTCCTGACGCCGCTGGTGCTGCTGGTCGGCCTGTTCAACGGCCGGCGCCGGCTGCTGCACGATATCATCCTGGGAACCGTGGTCATCAACAGCTCGGTTCGTACTCAGGTAGCGCCATCGGCACGCAGCAGCTACTGA
- the hemB gene encoding porphobilinogen synthase, giving the protein MAIKFGRPIEMRDAPRRPTALASTPLDLAIRPRRNRKAEWARRLVRENVLTTNDLIWPMFVVDGNNMRTPITSMPGVDRLTVDQAVRDAERAMKLDIPCIALFPYTEPSLRDENGSEALNPNNLVCQSVRAIKKEFPELGVLCDVALDPFTSHGHDGLIEDGKILNDETVAVLVRQALVQAEAGCDIIAPSDMMDGRVGAIREALDEAGFLDVQIMSYAAKYASAFYGPFRDAIGSAKTLTGDKRTYQMDSANSDEALREVELDITEGADMVMVKPGMPYLDIVRRVKDTFSMPTFVYQVSGEYAMIAAAANNGWIDGDRAMMESLLGFKRAGADGILTYFALKAAEKIKANS; this is encoded by the coding sequence ATGGCGATCAAATTCGGGCGTCCGATCGAAATGCGCGACGCGCCGCGGCGGCCGACCGCCCTCGCCTCCACCCCGCTTGACCTCGCAATCCGCCCTCGCCGCAACCGCAAGGCGGAATGGGCGCGGCGGCTGGTGCGCGAAAACGTGCTGACCACAAATGATCTGATCTGGCCGATGTTCGTGGTCGACGGAAACAACATGCGCACGCCCATCACCTCGATGCCCGGCGTCGACCGCCTCACCGTCGATCAGGCGGTGCGCGACGCCGAGCGCGCGATGAAGCTCGACATCCCCTGCATCGCGCTGTTCCCCTATACCGAGCCGTCCTTGCGCGACGAGAACGGTTCCGAAGCGCTCAACCCGAACAATCTGGTCTGCCAGTCGGTGCGCGCGATCAAGAAGGAATTTCCTGAACTCGGCGTGCTCTGCGACGTCGCGCTGGATCCCTTCACCAGCCACGGCCATGACGGGTTGATCGAGGACGGCAAAATCCTCAACGACGAGACGGTGGCGGTGCTGGTGCGGCAGGCGCTGGTGCAGGCCGAAGCCGGCTGCGACATCATCGCGCCCTCCGACATGATGGACGGCCGCGTCGGCGCGATCCGCGAGGCGCTGGATGAGGCCGGCTTCCTCGACGTGCAGATCATGTCCTACGCGGCGAAATACGCGTCCGCCTTCTACGGCCCGTTCCGCGACGCCATTGGTTCCGCAAAAACGCTGACCGGCGACAAGCGCACCTACCAGATGGACAGCGCCAATTCCGACGAAGCGCTGCGCGAGGTCGAACTCGACATCACCGAGGGCGCCGACATGGTGATGGTGAAGCCCGGCATGCCCTATCTCGATATCGTGCGGCGGGTGAAGGACACGTTTTCGATGCCGACCTTCGTCTACCAGGTGTCCGGCGAATACGCGATGATCGCAGCCGCCGCCAACAATGGCTGGATCGACGGCGACCGCGCGATGATGGAAAGCCTGCTCGGCTTCAAGCGCGCCGGCGCTGATGGGATTTTGACGTACTTTGCGCTGAAGGCCGCGGAGAAGATCAAGGCGAATTCGTAG
- a CDS encoding DUF6163 family protein, whose product MSDTSARDQGRDKSRDNAMSMAAMSSERIEPDENVWTRRLVLFLRIMAVISILKGLYHWAQVTGFIGGEEEAFENQSMAWQTATVYFAVIELVAAVGLWLATPWGAVVWLTTVVSMAVIELMFPGIYGGSLTVVGLEAVMLAAYLALAWMAARERPP is encoded by the coding sequence ATGTCTGATACTTCGGCGCGCGATCAGGGGCGGGACAAGTCCAGGGACAATGCGATGTCGATGGCCGCGATGTCGTCGGAGCGGATCGAGCCCGACGAGAACGTGTGGACGCGCCGCCTGGTGCTGTTCTTGCGCATCATGGCTGTTATCTCGATCCTGAAGGGCCTGTACCACTGGGCGCAGGTAACGGGATTCATCGGCGGCGAGGAAGAGGCGTTCGAGAACCAGTCAATGGCCTGGCAGACCGCGACCGTCTATTTCGCCGTGATCGAACTCGTCGCGGCCGTCGGCCTGTGGCTCGCGACGCCTTGGGGCGCGGTGGTGTGGCTCACCACCGTGGTGTCGATGGCGGTGATCGAGCTGATGTTTCCGGGCATCTACGGCGGCAGCCTGACAGTGGTGGGATTGGAAGCCGTGATGCTGGCGGCGTATCTGGCGCTCGCCTGGATGGCCGCGCGCGAACGGCCGCCGTAG
- the ldtR gene encoding transcriptional regulator LdtR, which produces MIKAVATAVETAERSAGQTPVQPLYLEALTLVERLHRRLLDVIKDEFDRRGRADINSVQALLLYNIGDKELTAGELRTRGYYLGSNVSYNLKKLVELGFLDHQRSRVDRRSVRIRLTAQGQEIRKIVDALYQKHVKTVEQVGGISNEEFATLNKSLHRLERFWTDQILYRL; this is translated from the coding sequence ATGATCAAAGCCGTTGCAACGGCGGTGGAAACCGCTGAACGCTCTGCCGGTCAAACTCCGGTGCAGCCGCTCTATCTGGAAGCGTTGACTTTGGTGGAGCGGCTTCACCGCCGGCTGCTCGACGTCATCAAGGACGAATTCGATCGCCGCGGCCGCGCCGACATCAATTCGGTGCAGGCTTTGCTGCTCTATAACATCGGCGACAAGGAGCTGACCGCGGGCGAGCTGCGCACGCGCGGTTACTACCTCGGCTCCAACGTCTCCTATAACCTCAAGAAGCTCGTCGAGCTCGGCTTCCTCGATCATCAGCGCTCCCGCGTCGATCGCCGTTCGGTCCGCATCCGCTTGACCGCGCAGGGCCAGGAAATCCGCAAGATCGTCGACGCGCTCTACCAGAAGCACGTCAAGACCGTGGAGCAGGTCGGCGGCATCTCCAACGAGGAGTTCGCGACGCTGAACAAGTCGCTGCACCGGCTCGAGCGGTTCTGGACCGACCAGATCCTGTACCGGCTCTGA
- a CDS encoding sugar ABC transporter permease: MSASRRPMFGEQQRFVLLLIAPAALLLLLFQVVPIVIGANASFRDWALYNPKKTWIGFDHYVAVITDPAFLYVVLPNTFLFMVLSVAGALVAGLMLALLLNRPFRGQKLVQTILLVPLMVAPVIAAIMIRWIFNDQFGIVNVVLEAIGLEGQPWLVQRWSAFGIILLTDIWLWTPWFTLLLLAGLQSLPKEPFEAAAIDGTTTWRVFRFLTLPMLRPVIVVCVVIRAIDAFRTFDIVWTLTGGGPGRSTELFSLYAYVHAFLNLDLGRGSAAAIVGGLIILVIGVVLYRLVDRIAKA, from the coding sequence TTGTCGGCATCGCGGCGTCCCATGTTCGGCGAGCAACAGCGGTTCGTGCTGCTTCTGATCGCGCCGGCTGCGCTGTTGTTGCTGCTGTTTCAGGTCGTGCCGATCGTGATCGGCGCCAACGCCAGCTTTCGCGACTGGGCGCTCTATAATCCCAAAAAGACCTGGATCGGCTTCGACCACTATGTCGCCGTGATAACGGATCCGGCGTTCCTCTACGTGGTGCTGCCGAACACCTTCCTGTTCATGGTCCTCAGCGTCGCCGGTGCGCTGGTGGCGGGACTAATGCTGGCGCTCTTGCTCAACCGTCCATTCCGCGGACAGAAGCTGGTGCAGACGATCCTGCTGGTGCCGCTGATGGTGGCGCCCGTCATCGCCGCGATTATGATCCGCTGGATCTTCAACGACCAGTTCGGCATCGTGAATGTGGTGCTTGAGGCTATCGGGCTCGAGGGGCAGCCCTGGCTGGTGCAGCGCTGGAGCGCGTTCGGCATCATCCTTCTGACCGACATCTGGCTGTGGACGCCGTGGTTCACGCTGCTGCTGTTGGCGGGCCTGCAGAGCCTGCCGAAGGAGCCGTTCGAGGCCGCGGCCATCGACGGCACCACCACTTGGCGCGTGTTTCGCTTCCTGACGCTGCCGATGCTGCGCCCGGTGATCGTGGTGTGCGTGGTGATCCGCGCCATCGACGCCTTCCGCACGTTTGACATCGTGTGGACGCTGACCGGCGGCGGGCCCGGGCGCTCGACGGAATTGTTCAGCCTCTATGCCTATGTGCACGCCTTCCTCAACCTCGATCTCGGCCGCGGTTCGGCGGCCGCCATCGTCGGCGGGCTCATCATCCTCGTGATCGGCGTGGTGCTCTACCGCCTCGTCGATCGCATCGCAAAGGCCTGA
- a CDS encoding carbohydrate ABC transporter permease has translation MAMVRRSEFLPWLPPIGRKTLFALVVAFICFAFAFPVLWLILTSLRPESGVYYVHRGTEFTLLSFAEVLSDERIVAAFLNSALISTLATVFSLLVTVSSGYMLSRFTGPASRIWFGTIYVFRCVPYISWVLPLYFVTQSWGIYDTYTGLLLPHVAVHICFFSWLMKGFFDGIDPSMEYAAMIDGCTRWGAFIRVAVPSALPAISALAVLCWLFTWNEFLFALILTGNRVPMITVVMAQFVTEMGLRWNLMAATAVMALVPAFLIALFGQKYVIRGLRI, from the coding sequence ATGGCCATGGTACGTCGCTCCGAATTCCTGCCGTGGCTGCCGCCGATCGGCCGCAAGACGCTGTTCGCGCTGGTCGTCGCTTTCATCTGCTTTGCGTTCGCCTTTCCGGTGCTGTGGCTGATCCTGACCTCGCTGCGGCCGGAATCCGGCGTCTATTACGTCCATCGCGGCACTGAATTTACGCTTCTCAGCTTCGCCGAGGTGCTGAGCGACGAGCGGATCGTCGCAGCCTTCCTCAACAGCGCGCTGATCTCGACGCTGGCGACCGTGTTCTCGCTTTTGGTCACCGTATCGAGCGGCTACATGCTGTCGCGCTTCACCGGGCCGGCCTCGCGGATCTGGTTCGGAACGATCTATGTGTTCCGCTGCGTGCCCTATATTTCCTGGGTGCTGCCGCTGTACTTCGTGACGCAAAGCTGGGGCATCTACGACACCTATACCGGGCTGCTGCTGCCGCACGTCGCCGTGCATATCTGCTTCTTCTCATGGCTGATGAAGGGCTTTTTCGACGGCATCGACCCGTCGATGGAATACGCCGCCATGATCGACGGCTGCACGCGATGGGGAGCCTTCATCCGCGTCGCGGTGCCGTCGGCGCTGCCGGCGATTTCGGCGCTCGCCGTGTTGTGCTGGCTGTTCACCTGGAACGAGTTTCTGTTCGCGCTGATCCTGACCGGCAACCGCGTGCCGATGATTACGGTTGTGATGGCGCAGTTCGTCACCGAGATGGGATTGCGCTGGAACCTGATGGCGGCGACCGCGGTCATGGCGCTGGTGCCGGCGTTTTTGATCGCGCTGTTCGGCCAGAAATACGTAATACGGGGTTTAAGGATTTAG
- a CDS encoding extracellular solute-binding protein, with translation MQGLARWFVAATAALAAATGGAAAQVKELRIGYQPSPIQDASIAMFEAWGAKNGVKIVKVPNSYGVYVEKMTASLTSNADQYDVIWHNDDWGQTWAHLLEPTDDVEANKYADKWSMAPVVFANAEGKNTVVPMGQTFSVFFYRSDLVKPEEVPKTLEELITTSKKLQADGKVKFGYVGGMSMNHSWFSWFWSMWGNNCDVLMPAYERDNKVLAANGWKSGLTEPCMQQTVEYWWDAINTHKISPRGMPAYDRNEANAIFMSGDAAFTVADSLWWGTFNDPAKSKVAGKVAAARFPLGPKRAKPFAWDDIWGWAIPKSIAPERKKLAKQMLEAMMLDEEGQTRLFKMTGAPPPNTTFWPKIAAEDSFMKLLKESVLDSPDKVRGAYYFPQWPAVHKAFNDTVTRAVTGKREDIARVLAEGAPLVSKAAQ, from the coding sequence ATGCAGGGACTGGCGAGATGGTTCGTTGCGGCGACCGCGGCCTTGGCGGCTGCGACCGGCGGTGCCGCCGCACAGGTAAAGGAGCTGCGGATCGGCTACCAGCCGAGCCCGATCCAGGACGCCTCGATTGCGATGTTCGAGGCCTGGGGCGCCAAGAACGGCGTCAAGATCGTCAAGGTGCCGAATTCCTACGGCGTCTATGTCGAGAAAATGACGGCGTCGCTGACGTCGAACGCCGACCAGTACGACGTCATCTGGCACAATGACGACTGGGGACAGACCTGGGCGCATCTGCTGGAGCCGACCGACGACGTCGAAGCCAATAAATACGCCGACAAATGGAGCATGGCACCGGTCGTGTTCGCCAATGCGGAAGGCAAGAACACCGTCGTGCCGATGGGCCAGACCTTCAGCGTGTTCTTCTATCGCTCCGATCTGGTCAAGCCAGAGGAAGTGCCGAAGACGCTGGAAGAACTGATCACAACAAGCAAGAAGCTGCAGGCCGACGGCAAGGTCAAGTTCGGCTATGTCGGCGGCATGTCGATGAACCATAGCTGGTTCAGCTGGTTCTGGTCGATGTGGGGCAACAATTGCGACGTGCTGATGCCGGCCTATGAGCGCGACAACAAGGTACTCGCAGCCAACGGATGGAAGTCCGGCCTGACCGAGCCATGCATGCAGCAGACCGTCGAATATTGGTGGGACGCCATCAACACCCACAAGATCTCGCCGCGCGGCATGCCGGCCTATGACCGTAACGAGGCTAATGCCATCTTCATGTCCGGCGACGCCGCGTTCACCGTCGCCGACTCGCTGTGGTGGGGGACGTTCAACGACCCGGCCAAATCCAAGGTGGCCGGCAAGGTCGCAGCCGCGCGCTTCCCGCTCGGTCCCAAGCGGGCCAAACCCTTCGCCTGGGACGATATCTGGGGCTGGGCGATCCCGAAGTCGATTGCGCCGGAGCGCAAGAAGCTGGCCAAGCAGATGCTGGAAGCGATGATGCTCGACGAGGAAGGCCAGACAAGGCTCTTCAAGATGACCGGCGCGCCGCCGCCCAACACGACGTTCTGGCCGAAGATTGCCGCCGAAGACTCCTTCATGAAGCTCTTGAAGGAATCGGTGCTGGATTCCCCGGATAAGGTGCGCGGCGCCTATTACTTCCCGCAATGGCCGGCCGTGCACAAGGCGTTCAACGACACCGTCACCAGGGCCGTCACCGGCAAGCGCGAGGACATCGCAAGAGTGCTTGCCGAGGGCGCGCCGCTGGTCAGCAAGGCTGCGCAATAA